One window from the genome of Oryza glaberrima chromosome 3, OglaRS2, whole genome shotgun sequence encodes:
- the LOC127768428 gene encoding transcription factor bHLH110-like isoform X1 yields MWNCSAPSSLLIPFTDDYVAVKCEASNSPSTTVGFDRMIAADYDLFHHMSFSPSLQNLQSPTFFTTRSSESYLGESSIYGGGARPALAQFSYSQPIAATSAAHLVRWTAAGEPMTGDGGFRSSKRLKTATTATTQPPRHGVKCHAKPRNQTTKATCNKRSQKLGDRITALQQLVSPYGKTDTASVLHEAAACIRQLHQQIQILTAPYPGTSSSSASSQQQDAGGGGGTATELRRRGLCVAALSPAVVSLAAEGGRRRTDVEDQKRIWFSNQ; encoded by the exons ATGTGGAACTGCTCTGCACCATCGTCTCTGCTCATACCGTTCACTGACGACTACG TTGCAGTGAAATGCGAAGCGTCTAATTCACCTTCCACAACTGTAGGCTTTGACAGAAT GATCGCCGCGGACTATGACCTGTTCCATCACATGAGCTTCTCGCCGTCGCTTCAGAATCTTCAGTCACCAACGTTTTTCACCACGAGAAGTTCAGAGAGCTACTTGG GAGAGAGCTCGATCTATGGCGGAGGCGCCAGGCCTGCACTCGCGCAGTTCAGCTATTCCCAGCCAATTGCTGCTACTTCTGCTGCT CATTTGGTGAGATGGACGGCGGCCGGGGAGCCgatgaccggcgacggcggtttCAGGAGCTCCAAGAGGCTCAAGACAGCAACTACGGCGACGACACAACCTCCAAGGCATGGGGTGAAGTGCCATGCAAAGCCAAGAAATCAAACTACGAAG GCAACATGTAACAAGAGGAGCCAGAAACTGGGCGACAGAATCACAGCTCTGCAGCAGTTAGTTTCACCTTACGGCAAG ACAGACACCGCATCGGTGCTCCACGAAGCAGCCGCCTGCATACGGCAACTCCACCAACAAATCCAG ATTCTGACAGCGCCTTACCCTGGAACAAGCTCCTCCTCTGCATCGTCGCAGCAGCAG gatgccggaggaggaggaggcacggCGACGGAGCTTCGCCGGCGAGGCCTGTGCGTGGCGGCGctgtcgccggccgtcgtgaGCCTCGCGGCAGAgggcggtcgccgccgcacggACGTCGAGGATCAGAAGAGGATCTGGTTCAGTAATCAGTAG
- the LOC127768428 gene encoding transcription factor bHLH110-like isoform X2: protein MWNCSAPSSLLIPFTDDYVKCEASNSPSTTVGFDRMIAADYDLFHHMSFSPSLQNLQSPTFFTTRSSESYLGESSIYGGGARPALAQFSYSQPIAATSAAHLVRWTAAGEPMTGDGGFRSSKRLKTATTATTQPPRHGVKCHAKPRNQTTKATCNKRSQKLGDRITALQQLVSPYGKTDTASVLHEAAACIRQLHQQIQILTAPYPGTSSSSASSQQQDAGGGGGTATELRRRGLCVAALSPAVVSLAAEGGRRRTDVEDQKRIWFSNQ from the exons ATGTGGAACTGCTCTGCACCATCGTCTCTGCTCATACCGTTCACTGACGACTACG TGAAATGCGAAGCGTCTAATTCACCTTCCACAACTGTAGGCTTTGACAGAAT GATCGCCGCGGACTATGACCTGTTCCATCACATGAGCTTCTCGCCGTCGCTTCAGAATCTTCAGTCACCAACGTTTTTCACCACGAGAAGTTCAGAGAGCTACTTGG GAGAGAGCTCGATCTATGGCGGAGGCGCCAGGCCTGCACTCGCGCAGTTCAGCTATTCCCAGCCAATTGCTGCTACTTCTGCTGCT CATTTGGTGAGATGGACGGCGGCCGGGGAGCCgatgaccggcgacggcggtttCAGGAGCTCCAAGAGGCTCAAGACAGCAACTACGGCGACGACACAACCTCCAAGGCATGGGGTGAAGTGCCATGCAAAGCCAAGAAATCAAACTACGAAG GCAACATGTAACAAGAGGAGCCAGAAACTGGGCGACAGAATCACAGCTCTGCAGCAGTTAGTTTCACCTTACGGCAAG ACAGACACCGCATCGGTGCTCCACGAAGCAGCCGCCTGCATACGGCAACTCCACCAACAAATCCAG ATTCTGACAGCGCCTTACCCTGGAACAAGCTCCTCCTCTGCATCGTCGCAGCAGCAG gatgccggaggaggaggaggcacggCGACGGAGCTTCGCCGGCGAGGCCTGTGCGTGGCGGCGctgtcgccggccgtcgtgaGCCTCGCGGCAGAgggcggtcgccgccgcacggACGTCGAGGATCAGAAGAGGATCTGGTTCAGTAATCAGTAG
- the LOC127765214 gene encoding uncharacterized protein LOC127765214 isoform X1: MASPPPPPPPPPQPPSPSAATAGAAAAPVDALFLQNLMSRVQLRPPFLDTNSFLTQDLDEFLLNEFAALSAAAGASDDDDDGEDGEGEGSDGEVVSGEARRRRTLAREEAKLEKEIVRLVLAGEAEEALKPNSGQSVAVGDHHICVGFHDDSGGEYRVWEWHGHVMIFDDEDGYSAEYIYGNHFEPLAAATARAKEKEREKREKELSSGLRDLILGDTGSGANGSKENGKGGAPRVVRRNVVNAPAAPARFQIKAANTGTGTYRQELF, translated from the exons atggcttcgccgccgccgccgccgccgccgccgccgcagccacctagcccctccgccgccacggcgggggcggcagcggcgccggtggaCGCGCTGTTCCTCCAGAACCTGATGAGCCGGGTCCAGCTCCGCCCGCCCTTCCTCGACACCAACTCCTTCCTCACCCAGGACCTCGACGAGTTCCTCCTCAACGAGTTCGCCGCGCTGTCGGCCGCCGCGGGGGCctccgacgatgacgacgacggcgaggatggggaaggggagggatCCGATGGGGAGGTGGTCTccggggaggcgaggcggcggcggacgctggcgagggaggaggccaAGTTGGAGAAGGAGATCGTGCGGCTCGTGCTCgccggggaggcggaggaggcgctcaAGCCCAACTCCGGCCAgtccgtcgccgtcggcgaccaCCACATCTGCGTCGGCTTCCACGACGATTCCGGCGGTGAGTACCGCGTCTGGGAGTGGCACGGCCACGTCATGATCttcgacgacgaggatggcTATTCCGCGGAGTACATCTACGGCAACCACTTCgagcccctcgccgccgccaccgccagggcgaaggagaaggagagggagaagagggagaaggagCTCAGCTCGGGCCTCCGCGATTTGATCCTGGGCGACACTGGCAGCGGCGCCAATGGCTCCAAGGAGAATGGCAAGGGTGGGGCACCCAGAGTGGTGCGCAGGAACGTCGTCAATGCCCCTGCGGCGCCTGCGAG ATTTCAGATAAAAGCTGCGAACACTGGTACTGGGACTTATCGGCAGGAACTATTCTAG
- the LOC127765214 gene encoding uncharacterized protein LOC127765214 isoform X4: protein MASPPPPPPPPPQPPSPSAATAGAAAAPVDALFLQNLMSRVQLRPPFLDTNSFLTQDLDEFLLNEFAALSAAAGASDDDDDGEDGEGEGSDGEVVSGEARRRRTLAREEAKLEKEIVRLVLAGEAEEALKPNSGQSVAVGDHHICVGFHDDSGGEYRVWEWHGHVMIFDDEDGYSAEYIYGNHFEPLAAATARAKEKEREKREKELSSGLRDLILGDTGSGANGSKENGKGGAPRVVRRNVVNAPAAPAR, encoded by the exons atggcttcgccgccgccgccgccgccgccgccgccgcagccacctagcccctccgccgccacggcgggggcggcagcggcgccggtggaCGCGCTGTTCCTCCAGAACCTGATGAGCCGGGTCCAGCTCCGCCCGCCCTTCCTCGACACCAACTCCTTCCTCACCCAGGACCTCGACGAGTTCCTCCTCAACGAGTTCGCCGCGCTGTCGGCCGCCGCGGGGGCctccgacgatgacgacgacggcgaggatggggaaggggagggatCCGATGGGGAGGTGGTCTccggggaggcgaggcggcggcggacgctggcgagggaggaggccaAGTTGGAGAAGGAGATCGTGCGGCTCGTGCTCgccggggaggcggaggaggcgctcaAGCCCAACTCCGGCCAgtccgtcgccgtcggcgaccaCCACATCTGCGTCGGCTTCCACGACGATTCCGGCGGTGAGTACCGCGTCTGGGAGTGGCACGGCCACGTCATGATCttcgacgacgaggatggcTATTCCGCGGAGTACATCTACGGCAACCACTTCgagcccctcgccgccgccaccgccagggcgaaggagaaggagagggagaagagggagaaggagCTCAGCTCGGGCCTCCGCGATTTGATCCTGGGCGACACTGGCAGCGGCGCCAATGGCTCCAAGGAGAATGGCAAGGGTGGGGCACCCAGAGTGGTGCGCAGGAACGTCGTCAATGCCCCTGCGGCGCCTGCGAG ATAA
- the LOC127765214 gene encoding uncharacterized protein LOC127765214 isoform X2, with product MASPPPPPPPPPQPPSPSAATAGAAAAPVDALFLQNLMSRVQLRPPFLDTNSFLTQDLDEFLLNEFAALSAAAGASDDDDDGEDGEGEGSDGEVVSGEARRRRTLAREEAKLEKEIVRLVLAGEAEEALKPNSGQSVAVGDHHICVGFHDDSGGEYRVWEWHGHVMIFDDEDGYSAEYIYGNHFEPLAAATARAKEKEREKREKELSSGLRDLILGDTGSGANGSKENGKGGAPRVVRRNVVNAPAAPASCR from the exons atggcttcgccgccgccgccgccgccgccgccgccgcagccacctagcccctccgccgccacggcgggggcggcagcggcgccggtggaCGCGCTGTTCCTCCAGAACCTGATGAGCCGGGTCCAGCTCCGCCCGCCCTTCCTCGACACCAACTCCTTCCTCACCCAGGACCTCGACGAGTTCCTCCTCAACGAGTTCGCCGCGCTGTCGGCCGCCGCGGGGGCctccgacgatgacgacgacggcgaggatggggaaggggagggatCCGATGGGGAGGTGGTCTccggggaggcgaggcggcggcggacgctggcgagggaggaggccaAGTTGGAGAAGGAGATCGTGCGGCTCGTGCTCgccggggaggcggaggaggcgctcaAGCCCAACTCCGGCCAgtccgtcgccgtcggcgaccaCCACATCTGCGTCGGCTTCCACGACGATTCCGGCGGTGAGTACCGCGTCTGGGAGTGGCACGGCCACGTCATGATCttcgacgacgaggatggcTATTCCGCGGAGTACATCTACGGCAACCACTTCgagcccctcgccgccgccaccgccagggcgaaggagaaggagagggagaagagggagaaggagCTCAGCTCGGGCCTCCGCGATTTGATCCTGGGCGACACTGGCAGCGGCGCCAATGGCTCCAAGGAGAATGGCAAGGGTGGGGCACCCAGAGTGGTGCGCAGGAACGTCGTCAATGCCCCTGCGGCGCCTGCGAG TTGCCGCTGA
- the LOC127765214 gene encoding uncharacterized protein LOC127765214 isoform X3, which produces MASPPPPPPPPPQPPSPSAATAGAAAAPVDALFLQNLMSRVQLRPPFLDTNSFLTQDLDEFLLNEFAALSAAAGASDDDDDGEDGEGEGSDGEVVSGEARRRRTLAREEAKLEKEIVRLVLAGEAEEALKPNSGQSVAVGDHHICVGFHDDSGGEYRVWEWHGHVMIFDDEDGYSAEYIYGNHFEPLAAATARAKEKEREKREKELSSGLRDLILGDTGSGANGSKENGKGGAPRVVRRNVVNAPAAPAR; this is translated from the coding sequence atggcttcgccgccgccgccgccgccgccgccgccgcagccacctagcccctccgccgccacggcgggggcggcagcggcgccggtggaCGCGCTGTTCCTCCAGAACCTGATGAGCCGGGTCCAGCTCCGCCCGCCCTTCCTCGACACCAACTCCTTCCTCACCCAGGACCTCGACGAGTTCCTCCTCAACGAGTTCGCCGCGCTGTCGGCCGCCGCGGGGGCctccgacgatgacgacgacggcgaggatggggaaggggagggatCCGATGGGGAGGTGGTCTccggggaggcgaggcggcggcggacgctggcgagggaggaggccaAGTTGGAGAAGGAGATCGTGCGGCTCGTGCTCgccggggaggcggaggaggcgctcaAGCCCAACTCCGGCCAgtccgtcgccgtcggcgaccaCCACATCTGCGTCGGCTTCCACGACGATTCCGGCGGTGAGTACCGCGTCTGGGAGTGGCACGGCCACGTCATGATCttcgacgacgaggatggcTATTCCGCGGAGTACATCTACGGCAACCACTTCgagcccctcgccgccgccaccgccagggcgaaggagaaggagagggagaagagggagaaggagCTCAGCTCGGGCCTCCGCGATTTGATCCTGGGCGACACTGGCAGCGGCGCCAATGGCTCCAAGGAGAATGGCAAGGGTGGGGCACCCAGAGTGGTGCGCAGGAACGTCGTCAATGCCCCTGCGGCGCCTGCGAGGTAA